ATCTTTTATGAGTATGCCTCGATCAAAATAAGCCCAATAAAAGATGATTACGATATGTGGAGGAAATAAGAAACCGCTGGACTTTTATAAACCTAATGTCTCCATGTGGCCTCTCACTCTGTAAACTTGATTTACATCAACTACGGCACCTCCTGTTGGTTGCTAGTTTTATAGCTGCTCATAAGCAACACCTGCTGGTGCTCAATTAATCCACACATTCTAGCTGGGTGGGTTTTTACAAGTGTACTGTACTGGCAAGATGGGACAGATAAATGCCCTTGTATGCTTATGCACAACCTGCAGAGGCAACTGTTTTTGGATGGTTGTGCTGTTACAAGCTTTACAATTTCACATAGACTTTGGGTGCTTATACAACTGCTGAATCCTTTGTTTTTGGGTTGTTTCCTCACATCCTTAAGACCATATAGACACACCGtttcacacaatacacacacacacacacacactcatacaaatatCATTACCACACGTCTGCACAGCACCCCACAGCAGCCCTCCTGCACACACTTCCATAAATCCATTATGGCGACTTTTTTCTCTCACATGGATTCTGTGTATGTGGACAGTCTTTTGAAACGCAGCCAGCGGTTCTCAGGCAAGTGAGTGTTTGTCACTCTGCACCCTGTTGGACTATTTCCAGGTGACTGTGGATAGCTAATGGTCTTGCAGTTAAACAaggcttttttcttttttaaagcaCACCAATGCGGATTGGAAGGAGGCTAATTCGCACCACCATGGTGCTGCAAGTGCTAGAATGATGATATGTAGCATGCTGTATGCCAGCACACAAGACAAATTAACAGCTTTCCTGTCAGGCGAATGCTATCTCTCCAGCATGGACTTAAAGCTGTTAAATTCACTCAGTGAAACCCTACACCGGCCCAGTGTTATGTTTAGTCCATGTGAGAGGGGATATGTCACGCCGTATCAGGTGTCAGACATCAGCTTGTGTTCCCAAATGTTGCGCCCGTGCAACAGGGTTGAATGTGAGACACAGGCAAGGCGGTGGACGCCGAGGCGAGTGTACTTTTCTCCATGTCATCGGACTGGTAGATTGGCATTCTGGTGCCCTGTGCAGTGACAGATGGATGTATGTGTTAGTGAAAGACATTGATTATGTTCTGTTTGTTGCAGAATGCTTGTGTTTTGTGCTAGCAGAAGGCGAAAACAGAATAACCCACCCTCACTGTTTAGTTGGCAGAAGTGGAGGCTATGAAAGTTGAGAGGAACATTTATGATACTGTAGAAGTCAAGGCAAAGCTCTACATTGATCCAAAGGGCAACCAAATGTCAACAACTTCACCACCAACGGTGTGCTGGTCCtgttaaattcacacacaatcattTATCTAAATCCCCATTTCTCTTCTCCCATCACCATGCATTGCATACATATATTAAGAGATACTGAACCTTTTGCAGTTGATAATGGTTAAAGTAGTCCTGTTCATTGAAGTATGTGGAACATGTTTCTCACAATGTAATTAAATTACTTCTGCAGTCATATATTCATACAACTGTAATGTAATAGTCACTGTGAAACACTTAAATATTTACGCTAAATTGTAATAACCATGGAATGTCTGAGATTTATGCTTTGTTAACCTTCAGTTTGACCTCTGTCAGCGACTCTGGCTGGCTGGTCTTTTGCCCAGATAGTGATATTGCAGAGCTTCACTCAGTAGGAAGGCCATTGCCAGACTTGATTAACAATTGGATTCATTTTTTTGATGGGAAAAACTGACAAAGTTGACATATGAATCTTTATCAGACATTCAAAAGGTTGACAGTTCTATTCCTAATGAGCTGTCTCTCCCCTTCAGCCATGATCCTCTTTAGTTCACTTTGAAAGGTTAAAAAAATCAAGATGTCATCAGCTTCAAACAAACCCCAGAACAGTGAGCCTCACAATGACCCACCTCTGTCATAAGTGAGTGTTAATCCTAATTAAAATACAGTTAGTTAAAAAAAAGGAATGAATCAAATGTTATCTAAGACAgtatatatgtgcatgtgcatatgtatacatccatctccctctctctctctctctctctctctctctctctctctcacacacacacccacacacctatATTCACTCATATGCATATGAAAAATGTGCTTGGGAAAGATTTGGGAAAAAGTTGAATTAGTTGGTGATTACCAGCTAGAAATAGTAATATCTATTGTTTAAAAAAGGGGAAACCCTTTATACAGCAGTGCTCTTTTTTGAATTATGTGGTGTCACAGTTCCCACCCTCTATGACTTACCTGTTTGATGCCTGTCTGGGGTTACACAGAATGTGCAAGGCTGTCCCTGAATCATAACGCAAACAGAAAAGAATTGCATTACCTGCATGCTAATTGAACAAgacgtgtcacacacacacacactgaacgagatgtgtgtgtgccgttGTCTGCAGGAACACAAGTAGTGTAGGCTGTCATTGCTTTTGACGGGTGAATGCGTCATGTCTGAGACCAGGTGTGGTATGTGTGATGCTTTTGTGGCACTCTGCTGAAACCCTGAGGTGTGTAGGAAGACCAATGAAACATCACAACAACGATAACTGGTTAATTGAAAATGTGTTCGTCAAATTAATATCAGAGGCGCCTGGAGTTATGCTGTGCTATGTGATGTATGTTTGTTCCCCTGACAAAAGAATAAAAATAGAGATGTCATAACTTGTATAAGAGAGGATCATATGAGGACTCTGTAGGCATGATAGTCACTCAGCACCCGGGTCCAGCAACATGTGATCCACCCCATCTGTACCATGAGGGGACAACTTGTGCTATACTATTTATACACTCAGGCTACACCCACTCTTTAGATGTAGCTGCGTTAGGTGACGTGTAGATGTTTCATTCTTGGCAGGCATCTCACTTACTTACATTTAGTGTCGACAAACTCTGCGGTTGACCCTATTCCTGGGTTGAGAATAAAAATGGGTCACAACTCAGCTATACCACTTCTTTAAGGTGATCTTGGCAGAGACAAGTGGTCTTGTTCTTGTGAAGAAGTGGGACTTGTTCTTAAATAAGCATGTTAATGTGGTGTGAGCAACATAATCATACAACTTGGTATTTTGCTTGAATGCCCATTGTGGGGCTGGTGCCTGGCCAAACCATTGTGCATGACAGGTGGGTTGCATGGGTGTGCCACCACAGCAGCTGTCACTGTGGCAACAGGCTTGGCAGGAAAAGGGCAGATTATAGCCCATATATATTTACACTAGGGTTTCCTTCCAGCCGCCTTTCCCTGACCAGTGTGCCCTGCATGGTGCTTGTGGCACAGTTAAGCTGTGCTCTTGATGCCAGCTTAATTTTCTCCACACGCAGAGAATAAGGGTATACGGATAGGCATCCGAAGACGAGAGTGAGGGAGCCGCATCAGTCTTAAAGGTCTATAAATAGTGAAGGCCAAAGCATCCCTGGTCACACGGGGCCAGTTAATTACAGTTGACACTTTGCGATATATAGGAGTTGCTTCTGTCTGCCGGTGGGAACAGGATATCTACAAGTTTGCCCCAGGAGCTGTGACTGGTGAGTTTTCTTATTTATCTTTTACTTAAGTGATTTAATGGAAAAGCAATTGTCAATATTTTGTCACAAGACAAAACAAGGCAGGTGAGATTATTGAAACTATTTTTATAATGTGCCACAGACATATTAATTAAGTGATAATGGCTGATGGCAGGGTGCACTTTCTCATTTAAATATTTTCATTTATATGATGATTGTGTGCTCTTGAAAGATAACAGTGGATTAAAAAGTGACCAATATTTTTATACACATAAATATACAATTGTTTTATAATCAGGAAATAAAAAGCCATTGTATTTTCTTCACTAAGCATTGCTTTCTCAGTATGCACGCTATGCGTGTGGCAGGTatatgacatttctgtatttgcCTTTGTGCGTAGCATAATGTGGCATAATGCTTGTTGAATCTTTCCCtggctaattaaaaaaaaaacagtacaaaaTACAATACCTAGGCAAGCATGTGTTTTATCAGAGAGAACCTTGACTTGAATATGGTTTGTTTTAGATTGCAatcctaataaaaaaaaaatgtggtaCACAGATATTGTGGTACAGGCTAATACATAGGCTAATACATACTTAAAGCATCAATGAAGTTATTGGCATGGGAAACAGTCCTCACCCTACTCATGGTTACATTTTCCCTAGACTTACGGCAAATTACCACATGACGTatattttgttttcacataTTGCAGTAGACTCGTCTTGCTAAAATGTTGTTTTTCAACTGCCTGCAGAGAAAGACGGGATGCCGCGGTCAGAAGACGTCGTCTGTAATGCGCTCCTCATCAAGGGTGTATGGGAGATCAGGACCAGAGACACGCTTCAGAAGCAGTATAATGACGCCGTACGGCAGGAGAAAAGTGCACTAAAAAAGTAAACATATAGACAAAGGGCACACACAGAGGGCTCTTTTGAGACATGCATGTTGTGTGAGCTAACCACGTGTTGTCTAAGAACATTGAGTGagaacaggttttttttttcagaattgCAGTCAAGAGAAATAACATCATTTTACACAACTCGTGAAAAATAGTAAAATCACTAAACATAAAAATGTAGTGAATGTAGATGTAGGAAGCTTGTTCTGTGTTTGTCTTTAACCCTCGACATATTAGATTACCTACATCATCCCAAGGAACTCaagcagacatacagtatgacaTGTTGAGCCACCATATGTTGCAAACTAAAATTAGACAGCACATATTAATAACGAAAGTGAACCTTGACCTTCCCATGCTTTACTGTAATGGCAAAAGCACTGTGCTTTTGGACATTGTTTTAGGTTTGCCCAACCTCTActgcaaacagacagacagacagtcacacacacacacacacacacacacacacgcacacacacacacacacacaaacacacacagacagagtgagtgagagagagagattgagcaTGCATAGTTCTGTTATTCTATGTTCTGATGTTTTCTACATTTTTGTAAGctaactgaattgaattgatagagagagagagctagagagagagagaggatcaccTTCAAATCATACATCTTTCAGTCTTTCTTTCCTTGTTACAGCACACAAAACTCCTCTTTGGATCAAAGCTATTCAGAGTTTTACATTACTGAGTGAACTAGACCGGGACCTCTGGTTCATTTATATTTCTCCTGGTTGGCCAGCAGGGATTTTCTTAATGCTCTTCTGGACACTGAAACACTTTGCTCCAATTTCACAGGTTCCACATCATCATTGATTTCCATTACAGGTTGTCCTCTAAAAGAACATTACCCTATCAACCCGCATGTCCTTAGGAAACCTTTTGGGACATGCCCTGATCACCTCTATGATGTCACACTGTATTTAATTGTACTCTTGATTAGCTTTTCTTACTATTTGGAGGAAGGTCTTTTGATCAATAAACCACTCTATTGGGTAACAAAAGCTAATAGTTTGACATTTCTGAGGCCAGCAGTTCAAAGCCCCTTGTCCAAAGCCCTTTCTTTCAATTGCATGAGAAATACATCCAAACAAACTCTTTAGCTTTTTTTAATTGCTTTGTAGTATTATTATGCTTTACATGTTAATAAACTGGACTGTGTTATGTTTTAACTACAGGATCAATGAGGAATGGCAGAATCGTATGGGTGACAAGTACAAGCCTCGCAAGAGGATAGAGACAACAATCCCAGTTCCTGACGCAGCACCACCAAAACTCAGAATCTCAGTGAGCAAAACAAAATCATCACCAGAAATCAACAGACCTGGCCTCTCAGTTGGTCGTCAGCCACTGGAAAAGAAGGCCCTTGTGAAGAGTGACAAGCTGGCCTTATTGTCTTTATTGAAAAGCTCTCAACCTAGTGGGACAGTATGGTCATCATCTTATAAGTTTTCTAAGCTCCCAGGAGAAGGTTCAAACAAACCAGAGGGCTCAGATTGGGGAACGGCATGGAAATGTTTGAATTTTCAACCCCAGCTTAATGGGAAAGCTTGGATTGAGCAAGAAAATGCTGATATGAGCCCCAATGGTGAGTCAAGCTTGTGGGAAAAATCCCCAAGGTTTGTTGATATGGGGCAGTCTTTGGAGAATCACATGTCATCAGAGTGGGAGTCATCTTGGAAATATAAGAAatctggggggaaaaaaagggatGGTGTGGCCAATGGGCCCAAGCATGGCCGGATGGCTCGACTAAAGCACCTTGAAGCATCACACCACAAAAATGAAGagaaatgctcttctgaatggATTGAGTCTTGGAAGAGCACAAAACCATCTGAAAATGGGGACGTGTGTTTTGAGGAAAACATGGTTCAAAGTGAAAAAGGTAATCAACAGGGCAATGAAGACCAAACTGGATCCAAGTGGGAAGCATCTTGGAAATATTTAAATAGACAGTTCCATTCTGTATCAAAGTCCTCTTCAAAAAAGCCAAAGAGTTGTGGATGGTCTGATGCATGGAAGATCTCAAAACCAATAGAGAACCACGATGAGCCTACAGAAACCAAAAGCATGGATGTAATGGATCATGAACCACTAGATCCCTATGTTCATGGTGTGATAATACCTGTATGCACGGCTGAGAAGTACAAGTACAGGAGTAACCAGTTCCGTGAGGGAAAAAACATCCTGGCTGAATGGGATAAGTCTTGGGAGGCTGCAAAAAACATTTCTATCCTAGCAAGTGTAAagccaagaaagaaagtggaacccaagggagaggaaaagaatgaTGAACCAAAGAAGGTAAAGGAAAGTGAAGTTGATGGATTGCCTAAAAAGCTCCAACCCAAAGATAGATTGGAAGTTTGGCAAAATCGTATGAAACCTCTTTCAGAATGGGATTCTCCTTACGAGTGGAATGAGTCTTGGAAACTCCCCCTATCTCAGCCTAAGAAAGACCATTGGGCAAATACTGCTGTGCTGAATGGGCCAATGGTCCTCCAACCTCATTTGAAGAAAAGATGTTTGACAGATTGGATGGAATCCTGGAAATGTTCAAGATCCCGATCTAGTTTTGGCAGGCCCTCGGCCACTGAGTGGAAAGAGTCAAGCTGTTTAGGTTATGAACTCAGAAAAGGTCGAGAACAGTGGATGAAGGAGATAGGTATTGAGAAACATCAGGGCAAATCTAACAAATATGAAGTATTCTCTCTTCCAAAAAGAGGCATGAGAGCAGAAAGGCAGGTGTCCATTGGTACAAAGGACAAGTATACATTTGCCCCGGAATGGAAAGACTCCAGTCAGACCGTAAAGCATCAAAGGAGAACTGAAGTAGCCAGAGCAAGGTCTAATAGATCACAGCCATTCAGAGAGCCTGAGAGAGGAGAAACACCTGTGTCTGATTGGTCCAATGCATGGAAATTTACGAATGTTACACTGAACCAGGACAGCAGCCTTTGGGATCAAGGCTGGTCCTCCACTGAAAATGTTCGACAAGACAGATGGACAAGAGAACAGGAATTCCTGAATGAAGAGGTTCCTCACAATGGCCCAACTGGATTTAGAGGATGGGGTGACGCTTGGAGGTCCACAAGAAGACAGCACCGCGTAGAGGGCGCAACTGCAGGTCAACCTCCTCGGCAAAGACAGCAGCACAAGACATCCCTGCTTTCTGCAGGATGGGAGGACTCCTGGAGAGTTTCAGGCACCCAGGTCAGACAAACGCTCCGTGACAGACCCTCTATGACAGAGTGGTCAGATTCATGGGAGTTCTCTGGACTCAACTGGTATGAGTGTCCACCAAGAGAAACATTGCTTCAAAAGTCTATGGAGATCGTACCAAGGAGAACCCTCCATCGTGTGCCAAAAGTGGGGCAAATTAGCAGATCTTTCAACACTGATGTGTTTAACGAGAGAGTTCCTCCATCACAATGGATGGAATCTTGGAGAGTGGCAAAACTTCAGAGACATCACAACAGATTCACTTTCCAAAATAAATCTCACTTGTCTGTCCCTCTTCATCAGGTTGAAGATGTTCAAGAATGGGCTAAAACTTGGAAGTTCATCAATCTTCTCTCTCAACAGGACAAGTCACTCTGGGACAATGGTTGGGAAAGCTTTGAATTGGAAAAACGGCCTCCGGCGCCTAAATATGTTCCCCTCACCAATAAAGCACAGGGAAAACAGTCAGAATGGAGCATGTCGTTCAAAATATGTGGCCCGCAGCCTCTGGAGTGGGATGACACTCCTAAAGTATTCCATCATAAAGATAAAGTGCTGTGGTCAAGGAGAAGGTGCAATAATGACCTCTATTCTCATCTCTCCTCGAATGCACTCTCACAGAGATTGTGGGGCAAATCTTGGAGATTCATGAAGCTAGAGAGTGTACTTTTCCCTGTAATGTCACAGATGAGTAACACCACATCCAGCCAGTCTGACAATTCACTTATTGTGTCAAAAACGAGTAAAGCAAAGAAAAGCATGTATTCTGAAATAGAAAAAAGCAAACCACAACCAAAGAGGTGGTCAGATGCTCCAAAATTAGCCAAAACCCAACCACGGGCAAGAGGCGGTCCCATCAAAAGAGCCAAAGGCAAGGAAGAGGCTGAGAATATTtctatggaatgggttgactcGTGGAAGTTTTCAAATGATTCAATTAGCACCAAAGTGGAAGTAGTATCTTGGTCTGAGTGGGGAAACTCCTGGAAGTTCCTCCTGGCCTCTTACCCTCcagaaaagaaaggaaggtCCATTTAGGAATATTAGGAATCTTGGCTTTAGTTATTTACAGATAAAATCCAACTTGCCCAACAAAGTGTCCTTGATGTTATGTCATCATAGAAGTCAGTCATCTTACATTGTTAATTGTATTCAAGAACACCTAACACAAGAACCTTTAATGTATGCGGTATTGGCTGGTTGAAGTATATTACCAAAAATCTACAAGAGGCTGCTGATGTTGAATAGTAAACATTTTGCCATCAAAGCATTTTCTACCAAGTGAAACTATACTGTAATAAAGAAGCTATGTTGATCAGTTGGTCTGTTTTCATTTGCCCTTGCACACTCAGTCTCAGATCCTGCACAATAACACTGCCGGTGTATGTGACCCACTCATGTGCGCAAATAGGATTGTGCACATGGTATTAAATTATCAAAATTATTTCGAATTGGAATTCAATTAGTTTTTCTTCATGCACGATGGGCTTGCCTGCTACGTTGTGTGTCACCCAAACCAGACCCCATAGAATGCCAAGAAAATAATTTGGTAATTTGAATATAACTCAAAGAATGATACCTGATGACTCCACCTGATGATAGCTGATGCAATCACATTACAGATGCTCTCTTTGAGATAAGACAGAAAAATACACATAACAAAGCTTCATAACAGTTCAAGTAGGCAAGTAAGATTATAATGATGGTTATGCTGTCCAAGTAGATAAGTAGTAAGTACCTTGCAATTTAACTAGTTGTGGAAGACCTTGTCTAGCTTACATGATTATGACTGAAATGCTTCTGTGACACATTTTGATAACATACATATTTCAATGTTTCAAcgcttaaagcaacacaatgccatACACAATTGATACACTATGCACTATGTAACATGTTAATTGGATAGTACCAAGAcccatttagtatttttttgaCAAACTGGGTACCACCTTAGAGCTTAATGGTGTTGAATATTGATGCTAACACCAGACCAATAttatcatttcattttttttttatttccaagGGGGTTTACTTGGCCTGGAAGCCAGTCCAAATGTACTATATATTTATAATTCATTTACTTGAGGGAGGGAAATTCTGTCTGGAGTCACTCCATTGAGAAGTCTATAATcccagttaaaggagaattccggtgtgatattgacctaaagtgtgttgaaacatgataccgagtgtgaacgtatgtctcatagcccatctcggcttgtcccctgcactccgaaatctggcgctagttagccgatgctaccaacagctttttcaatggtggtgcttcggcatcgggctagccatgcaaataaatcactgttgtacaccatttacgaggctcaatgtatctccacaatTCATTGGTAAACtaccgagggccctgacatttaaaacgagacattgagaactttaaaaaagcactggtagtttacttacaagacgatttatacagacagtatcttcacgaagtttagcgtttgcagccatcttgaatttagtcacgataagtcgagcgacgagtaaaaattaacaggtatgataagggatcagattccaaaaataattcagtggaaatgcatggattccagttgctgctactggaagaaactggaatccatgcaaaaTCATAACAGAAATATGCACACATCTTGCAAAACTACAAAAGCCTTGAGGTGTTTGAGGTATTGAGGAACTTTGAGGAATTTCCATTTGGGAAAAGAGCACCCTGTAATACCTACATGCTGCAAGGTGCTTCATGCcatcagaatttcaccacatccTTAGAAAAGGGATTGGC
The Alosa sapidissima isolate fAloSap1 chromosome 23, fAloSap1.pri, whole genome shotgun sequence genome window above contains:
- the LOC121698638 gene encoding uncharacterized protein LOC121698638 — translated: MPRSEDVVCNALLIKGVWEIRTRDTLQKQYNDAVRQEKSALKKINEEWQNRMGDKYKPRKRIETTIPVPDAAPPKLRISVSKTKSSPEINRPGLSVGRQPLEKKALVKSDKLALLSLLKSSQPSGTVWSSSYKFSKLPGEGSNKPEGSDWGTAWKCLNFQPQLNGKAWIEQENADMSPNGESSLWEKSPRFVDMGQSLENHMSSEWESSWKYKKSGGKKRDGVANGPKHGRMARLKHLEASHHKNEEKCSSEWIESWKSTKPSENGDVCFEENMVQSEKGNQQGNEDQTGSKWEASWKYLNRQFHSVSKSSSKKPKSCGWSDAWKISKPIENHDEPTETKSMDVMDHEPLDPYVHGVIIPVCTAEKYKYRSNQFREGKNILAEWDKSWEAAKNISILASVKPRKKVEPKGEEKNDEPKKVKESEVDGLPKKLQPKDRLEVWQNRMKPLSEWDSPYEWNESWKLPLSQPKKDHWANTAVLNGPMVLQPHLKKRCLTDWMESWKCSRSRSSFGRPSATEWKESSCLGYELRKGREQWMKEIGIEKHQGKSNKYEVFSLPKRGMRAERQVSIGTKDKYTFAPEWKDSSQTVKHQRRTEVARARSNRSQPFREPERGETPVSDWSNAWKFTNVTLNQDSSLWDQGWSSTENVRQDRWTREQEFLNEEVPHNGPTGFRGWGDAWRSTRRQHRVEGATAGQPPRQRQQHKTSLLSAGWEDSWRVSGTQVRQTLRDRPSMTEWSDSWEFSGLNWYECPPRETLLQKSMEIVPRRTLHRVPKVGQISRSFNTDVFNERVPPSQWMESWRVAKLQRHHNRFTFQNKSHLSVPLHQVEDVQEWAKTWKFINLLSQQDKSLWDNGWESFELEKRPPAPKYVPLTNKAQGKQSEWSMSFKICGPQPLEWDDTPKVFHHKDKVLWSRRRCNNDLYSHLSSNALSQRLWGKSWRFMKLESVLFPVMSQMSNTTSSQSDNSLIVSKTSKAKKSMYSEIEKSKPQPKRWSDAPKLAKTQPRARGGPIKRAKGKEEAENISMEWVDSWKFSNDSISTKVEVVSWSEWGNSWKFLLASYPPEKKGRSI